One Pseudomonas tolaasii NCPPB 2192 genomic window carries:
- a CDS encoding baseplate J/gp47 family protein has protein sequence MPFETPSLPVLIKRTQSDLASDSLRQSDAQVLARTLSGAAFGLYGYLDWIAEQILPDTADESTLERIAALRLNQARKPAVPAGGSVSFTAAAGGVLDVGTVLQAGDGRSYSVTREVTTRAGTNTATVQAVDAGSLGNAETGLSLLAVQPLQGIGSTFTVLAPGLTGGTARESLESLRARVIRSYRVIPQGGSADDYVTWALEVPGITRAWCRGSYLGPGTVGVFVMRDDDPQPIPEASQLGAVQAHIEPLRPVTADVYVLAPVMKPVAYQIRLTPDTSAVRAAVEAQLRDLHNREAGLGETLLLSHIAEAISNSTGETDHLLASPTADVSAAINQLLVFGGITWL, from the coding sequence ATGCCGTTTGAAACCCCTTCGCTGCCGGTGCTGATCAAACGCACCCAAAGCGACCTGGCCAGCGATTCGCTGCGCCAGTCCGACGCTCAGGTTCTGGCGCGCACCCTCAGCGGCGCGGCGTTTGGCCTGTATGGCTATCTTGACTGGATCGCCGAGCAGATCCTTCCGGATACCGCCGATGAGTCAACCCTGGAACGCATTGCTGCGCTGCGCTTGAATCAGGCGCGCAAGCCCGCGGTGCCGGCCGGTGGCAGCGTCAGTTTTACCGCCGCTGCAGGTGGCGTGCTGGATGTCGGTACGGTGCTGCAAGCCGGTGATGGCCGCAGCTACAGCGTCACCCGTGAGGTGACTACCCGGGCGGGTACCAACACTGCCACGGTGCAGGCCGTGGACGCGGGCAGCCTGGGCAATGCCGAAACCGGTTTGAGCCTGCTGGCGGTGCAACCGTTGCAAGGCATCGGCTCGACATTCACGGTATTGGCTCCCGGCCTGACGGGAGGCACCGCCCGTGAAAGCCTTGAGTCGTTACGGGCGCGGGTGATCCGTTCTTACCGCGTCATTCCTCAGGGTGGTTCGGCTGATGACTATGTGACCTGGGCGCTCGAAGTGCCGGGCATTACACGCGCCTGGTGCCGAGGCAGCTACCTGGGGCCCGGGACGGTCGGAGTGTTTGTGATGCGCGATGACGACCCGCAGCCGATTCCCGAGGCGTCGCAATTGGGTGCGGTGCAGGCGCACATCGAACCGCTGCGCCCGGTGACCGCCGATGTGTACGTGCTGGCGCCTGTGATGAAACCGGTCGCCTATCAAATACGCCTGACACCTGACACCAGCGCCGTACGGGCGGCGGTTGAAGCTCAACTGCGCGACCTGCATAACCGCGAGGCGGGCCTGGGGGAAACCCTATTGCTGAGCCACATCGCCGAGGCCATCAGCAACTCCACCGGTGAGACCGATCACCTGCTGGCCAGCCCCACGGCAGACGTCAGCGCAGCCATTAACCAATTGCTGGTGTTTGGAGGTATCACATGGCTGTGA
- a CDS encoding phage tail protein — translation MDYPKSVPSVGLVNGKFVDENPITGTPGSLVPASWGNGVTQEILNVLAAAGIAPDETKTDQLAQALSVLSDWLKLKNKPTTLAGYGITDAMPAGAGGLLSSAAVVRGKVADLPASQFVTVADATTDRPATVSYGAGLHIKYPGGGYGFDLMSSVTSEWYGVRRLAEDGTGSWRMLWHDANFNPASKADKATTLAGYGITDALTVGQYGLGGNIAASAAIDTVGLPGGFYFFGEGNSSFGQYLGLVNIPYGNGNYAGQLAFQQGNSETTILVRGCDNNGKWNPTRRLWHDGNLKSGDFLPVGTTIQYAGPSVPSGFLKENGAEVSRSVYARLFAAIGTFYGAGDGSTTFNLPDSRGEFIRGLDDGRGVDPQRALGSLQLDSMQGHWHGPRPGTSLNGSPGNWNGVGGGANATFNIGSTGDPVTNGVHGTPRTSSETRPRNTSRLMCIKY, via the coding sequence ATGGACTATCCAAAGAGCGTACCCAGCGTTGGGCTGGTGAATGGCAAGTTTGTGGACGAAAACCCGATAACCGGAACGCCAGGCAGCCTGGTGCCGGCGAGCTGGGGGAACGGGGTTACGCAGGAGATTTTGAATGTGCTGGCGGCGGCGGGGATTGCGCCGGATGAGACGAAGACCGACCAACTTGCCCAGGCATTGAGTGTGTTGAGTGATTGGTTGAAGTTGAAAAACAAGCCGACGACGCTGGCGGGGTATGGGATTACGGATGCCATGCCGGCCGGAGCCGGCGGTTTGCTCAGCAGCGCTGCCGTGGTACGGGGCAAGGTTGCTGATCTTCCCGCCAGCCAGTTTGTTACGGTCGCTGACGCAACGACCGACCGACCTGCGACCGTGTCTTATGGCGCAGGGCTGCATATCAAGTACCCGGGTGGTGGGTATGGGTTTGATCTTATGTCGAGCGTTACCAGTGAATGGTACGGCGTCCGCAGGTTGGCGGAAGACGGTACGGGCAGTTGGAGAATGTTGTGGCACGACGCGAACTTCAACCCGGCCAGTAAAGCGGACAAGGCCACTACGCTGGCGGGGTATGGAATTACCGACGCCCTGACGGTTGGGCAATACGGGCTAGGCGGCAACATCGCGGCATCGGCCGCGATTGATACCGTCGGGCTGCCAGGGGGGTTCTATTTTTTTGGCGAAGGGAATTCAAGCTTTGGCCAATATTTGGGGCTGGTCAATATCCCTTATGGCAATGGCAATTACGCCGGGCAACTGGCGTTTCAGCAGGGAAATTCCGAGACAACCATTCTGGTGCGTGGCTGCGATAACAACGGTAAATGGAACCCGACTCGCAGGCTGTGGCATGACGGAAACCTCAAGTCCGGCGACTTCTTGCCTGTGGGCACGACCATCCAATACGCAGGCCCTTCGGTACCCAGCGGTTTTCTGAAGGAAAACGGCGCGGAGGTCTCCCGTTCCGTCTACGCCCGGCTCTTTGCCGCCATCGGTACTTTTTACGGTGCGGGAGATGGCTCCACTACGTTTAATTTGCCGGATAGCCGTGGTGAGTTCATTCGAGGTCTCGATGACGGTCGCGGCGTTGACCCACAACGAGCGCTTGGCTCCCTGCAACTTGATTCGATGCAGGGCCACTGGCACGGGCCGCGCCCAGGCACTTCGTTGAACGGCAGCCCCGGTAACTGGAACGGGGTCGGCGGCGGGGCCAACGCCACTTTCAATATCGGCAGTACCGGCGACCCTGTTACCAACGGCGTCCATGGCACGCCTCGAACCAGCAGTGAAACGCGCCCGCGCAACACTTCTCGTCTTATGTGCATCAAGTATTGA
- a CDS encoding phage baseplate assembly protein, giving the protein MNDLDNIVTLTVDGLDYGGWKSVQISADLERQFRTFSLNITWQWPGQTLAVPIKPGARCQLRIGCDLVLTGYVFKAPVSYDAGQISLSIEGGSLTQDLVDCAAINRPGQWRQQTLLSIVNALATPYGVAVHSEIAETTRLHTHSIVPGETVFQSIDRLLTLYRVFSTDDAEGRLVLAAPGSAGRASDSLQLGRNILSANAPRDFGSVFSEYRVIGQHKGGDQQTVASVSEVSGTCVDAKASRKRVTLINEPTQLTPELAQQRADWEGATRTGKALTTTYRVQGWRQSNGELWRHNMLVRVVDPVLGFDQDMLVSNVTWSLTEQGSVTTLQVAPPSTFDANPVPAKP; this is encoded by the coding sequence ATGAACGACCTGGACAATATCGTCACCCTCACGGTGGACGGCCTGGACTACGGCGGCTGGAAAAGCGTGCAGATCAGTGCCGACCTGGAACGTCAGTTTCGCACCTTCAGCCTGAACATTACCTGGCAATGGCCAGGCCAGACGTTGGCAGTGCCGATCAAGCCGGGTGCCCGTTGCCAGCTGCGCATCGGTTGCGATCTGGTGTTGACCGGCTACGTGTTCAAAGCGCCGGTGAGCTACGACGCCGGGCAGATCAGCCTGAGCATCGAAGGCGGCTCGCTGACCCAGGACCTGGTGGACTGCGCCGCGATCAACCGGCCCGGGCAGTGGCGGCAACAGACCCTGCTGAGCATCGTAAACGCGCTGGCCACTCCTTATGGGGTGGCGGTGCACAGCGAGATTGCCGAGACGACGCGGTTGCACACCCACAGTATCGTACCGGGGGAGACGGTTTTTCAGTCCATCGACCGCCTGCTGACGTTGTACCGGGTGTTCTCTACCGATGATGCCGAAGGCCGTCTCGTGCTGGCGGCGCCGGGCAGTGCCGGGCGCGCCAGTGACTCGCTGCAATTGGGCCGGAACATTCTCTCGGCCAACGCGCCGAGGGATTTCGGCTCGGTGTTTTCCGAGTACCGGGTGATCGGCCAGCACAAAGGCGGCGACCAGCAAACCGTGGCGTCGGTGAGTGAAGTTTCCGGCACTTGTGTCGATGCCAAGGCCAGTCGCAAACGCGTCACGCTGATCAACGAGCCGACGCAACTGACGCCGGAACTGGCCCAGCAACGCGCCGACTGGGAAGGTGCTACTCGCACGGGCAAGGCCCTGACCACCACCTACCGCGTGCAGGGCTGGCGACAGTCCAATGGCGAGCTGTGGCGCCACAATATGTTGGTGCGGGTGGTCGACCCGGTGCTGGGGTTTGACCAGGACATGCTGGTTTCCAACGTCACCTGGTCACTCACCGAGCAAGGCTCGGTCACTACGCTGCAAGTCGCGCCGCCTTCCACGTTCGATGCCAACCCCGTACCGGCCAAACCCTGA
- a CDS encoding tail fiber assembly protein, which translates to MTTSAPVIYQAHPVTGEFMGTAVADPDPMVAGSWLIPAMALRDAPPHAEPGFAAIHVKGAAEAWTLVPDWRGTVYRTDTGEQIQWQQLGELPAELTPLERPGADHIWDGTTWRLDEAAKITQSAEAERQWRDTQIDSAKWLRERHRDESDLKRATTLTQAQFAQLLAYLQQLRDWPQSPDFPASASRPIRPVWMADLVQ; encoded by the coding sequence ATGACGACATCTGCTCCTGTTATTTATCAGGCACATCCGGTGACCGGAGAATTCATGGGGACTGCCGTGGCAGATCCCGACCCGATGGTCGCGGGCTCCTGGCTCATTCCCGCCATGGCTTTGCGTGACGCGCCGCCCCATGCGGAACCTGGCTTTGCTGCCATTCACGTGAAAGGCGCCGCTGAGGCCTGGACACTTGTGCCGGACTGGCGTGGCACGGTTTATCGAACGGACACCGGTGAACAAATTCAATGGCAACAGTTGGGCGAATTGCCGGCTGAATTGACCCCATTGGAGCGCCCCGGGGCTGACCATATTTGGGACGGTACAACGTGGCGACTCGATGAGGCGGCGAAAATTACGCAATCGGCTGAAGCCGAGCGGCAGTGGCGGGACACGCAAATCGACAGCGCAAAATGGCTGCGTGAACGTCATCGGGACGAGTCTGACCTGAAGCGAGCGACCACGTTGACGCAGGCGCAATTTGCCCAATTGCTTGCCTATCTTCAGCAACTGCGTGATTGGCCGCAAAGCCCGGATTTTCCGGCATCAGCTTCTCGTCCAATCCGGCCTGTCTGGATGGCCGACCTTGTTCAATAA
- a CDS encoding lysis system i-spanin subunit Rz, translated as MRYVGALAVCLLLAVVWQVQAWRYGAQLERQTVAQAQALSQQSAFALHQQQLAQNKRLALEQQLDASDRQHTQELNDAQRNQAALRDRLATADVRLSVLLDAGDPGGGCAMPAATTAGGVVHAAARARLDPAHAQRIIGITDDGDNAVIALRACQAYVHAVAR; from the coding sequence ATGCGTTACGTAGGCGCGCTGGCTGTTTGCTTGTTGCTGGCCGTGGTGTGGCAGGTGCAGGCCTGGCGTTATGGCGCGCAACTTGAGCGGCAAACGGTTGCTCAAGCGCAGGCGCTCAGCCAGCAAAGCGCGTTTGCCTTGCATCAGCAGCAATTGGCGCAAAACAAACGGCTGGCGCTGGAGCAGCAGCTCGATGCCAGCGACCGGCAACATACTCAGGAGTTGAACGATGCTCAGCGTAATCAGGCTGCTCTGCGTGACCGTCTGGCCACTGCTGATGTGCGGTTGTCAGTCCTTCTTGACGCCGGCGACCCCGGCGGCGGTTGTGCAATGCCAGCCGCCACCACCGCCGGCGGCGTGGTTCATGCAGCCGCGCGAGCCCGACTTGACCCGGCGCATGCTCAACGAATTATCGGCATCACCGACGACGGTGATAATGCCGTGATCGCCTTGCGTGCGTGTCAGGCTTACGTGCACGCCGTCGCCCGTTAG
- a CDS encoding CinA family protein has product MKEITQLAAELGRRLQVLNAHVTTAESCTGGGIAEAITRIPGSSAWFEAGYVTYSNRQKTRQLGVPEELFAKVGAVSQEVVEAMVRGAQEKSLARFAVAVSGVAGPDGGSPDKPVGTVWLAFGVGENVTAERAHFTGNRDEVRRQTVKAALEGLLRRAAAEIENQG; this is encoded by the coding sequence GTGAAGGAAATCACTCAACTGGCCGCTGAACTGGGTCGCCGTCTGCAAGTGCTCAATGCCCATGTCACCACGGCCGAATCCTGCACCGGCGGCGGTATTGCCGAAGCCATTACGCGCATTCCGGGGAGTTCGGCCTGGTTTGAGGCTGGTTACGTCACCTATTCCAATCGGCAGAAAACCCGGCAGTTGGGTGTGCCTGAAGAGCTGTTCGCCAAAGTCGGCGCAGTCAGCCAGGAAGTGGTGGAAGCAATGGTGCGCGGCGCGCAGGAAAAAAGCCTCGCGCGCTTTGCCGTGGCGGTCAGCGGTGTGGCCGGGCCGGACGGTGGTTCGCCCGACAAACCGGTGGGCACCGTATGGTTGGCATTTGGCGTGGGCGAGAACGTGACGGCCGAGCGGGCGCACTTCACCGGCAACCGCGACGAGGTCCGCCGACAAACGGTAAAGGCCGCGCTGGAGGGTTTGTTGCGACGAGCTGCAGCAGAAATCGAAAATCAGGGGTAG
- a CDS encoding phage GP46 family protein — MFVSDNLKHALTRAVLISLFTWRRAAPDDAVDDGERFGWWGDSFPTVADDRIGSRLWLLRRVKLTRQTQLDAEFYAREALQWLIDDGHCSAIDVVSERLDDRRLNLRTQLTLADGERLDINPDNSWQVNYAV, encoded by the coding sequence ATGTTTGTCTCCGACAACCTCAAACATGCACTGACCCGTGCAGTGCTGATCAGCCTGTTTACCTGGCGCCGTGCCGCACCGGACGATGCCGTCGACGATGGCGAACGCTTCGGCTGGTGGGGCGACAGTTTTCCCACGGTCGCCGACGACCGCATTGGCTCGCGGCTCTGGTTGCTGCGCCGGGTCAAGCTGACGCGCCAGACCCAACTGGACGCCGAGTTTTATGCCCGCGAGGCACTGCAATGGCTGATCGACGATGGGCATTGCAGTGCCATCGACGTCGTGAGTGAGCGCCTCGACGACAGGCGCCTGAACCTGCGCACGCAGCTGACCCTGGCTGACGGCGAGCGCCTGGACATCAACCCTGATAACAGTTGGCAGGTGAACTATGCCGTTTGA
- the recX gene encoding recombination regulator RecX, with the protein MTVVLDTLVAVRRTAMDLLARREHGRVELTRKLRQRGAEPEMIETALDRLTEEGLLSEARYLESFVSYRARSGYGPARIREELSQRGLQRADIDLALRECGISWQSQLEDTWRRKFSGHLPIDAKERAKQGRFLSYRGFSMDMISRLLSGRDLDD; encoded by the coding sequence ATGACCGTTGTACTGGATACACTCGTCGCTGTTCGGCGCACCGCAATGGACCTGCTCGCTCGCCGCGAGCATGGTCGAGTCGAGCTGACGCGTAAACTGCGTCAGCGCGGCGCGGAGCCCGAAATGATCGAAACAGCCCTCGACCGTTTAACGGAAGAGGGGCTGTTGTCGGAAGCCCGTTACCTCGAAAGCTTTGTCTCCTACCGAGCCCGCTCCGGTTACGGCCCAGCGCGAATTCGCGAAGAGCTGAGCCAGCGCGGCCTGCAACGCGCGGATATCGACCTTGCTTTGCGTGAGTGTGGCATCAGTTGGCAATCGCAGCTTGAAGACACCTGGCGCCGCAAGTTCTCTGGCCACCTCCCGATAGATGCCAAGGAGCGAGCGAAGCAAGGACGCTTTTTGAGTTATCGCGGGTTTTCGATGGACATGATCAGCCGGCTCTTGAGTGGTCGCGATCTGGACGATTAA
- a CDS encoding TIGR00730 family Rossman fold protein: protein MPYESNDRLLQHFEQNGTDLTQQVDAQLQLIAPNSPNLPLYRDMILTVLRMAQDDRNRWNAKITLQAIRELDNAFRVLEQFKDRRKVTVFGSARTPVESPLYALAREVGAMLAKSDLMVITGGGGGIMAAAHEGAGLEHSLGFNITLPFEQHANPTIDGTGNLLSFHFFFTRKLFFVKEADALVLCPGGFGTLDEALEVLTLIQTGKSPLVPVVLLDAPGGGFWQGALDFIRSQLEANRYILPTDLKLVRLVHSAEEAVDEINRFYANFHSTRWLKREFVVRMNHPLSEHALAHLQGEFASLRVSGEFQQLAYTGEEHDEPRFSHLTRLVFNFNGRDQGRLRELVDYINLPENWAQAQGKAQQRVAPQPA, encoded by the coding sequence ATGCCTTACGAATCGAATGACCGTCTGCTCCAGCATTTTGAACAAAACGGCACTGACCTCACGCAGCAGGTCGACGCACAACTTCAGCTCATCGCCCCCAATAGCCCGAACCTCCCCCTTTATCGCGACATGATCCTTACCGTTCTGCGCATGGCGCAGGACGACCGCAACCGCTGGAACGCCAAAATCACCCTGCAGGCGATCCGCGAACTGGATAATGCTTTCCGTGTGCTGGAACAGTTCAAGGACCGCCGCAAGGTGACGGTATTCGGCTCCGCGCGCACACCGGTTGAAAGCCCGCTGTACGCGCTGGCCCGCGAGGTTGGCGCGATGCTGGCCAAATCCGACCTGATGGTGATCACCGGTGGGGGCGGCGGCATCATGGCCGCGGCCCACGAAGGTGCGGGCCTGGAGCACAGTCTGGGCTTCAACATCACGCTGCCATTCGAGCAGCACGCCAACCCGACCATCGACGGCACCGGGAACCTGCTGTCCTTCCATTTCTTCTTTACCCGCAAGCTGTTCTTCGTCAAGGAAGCCGACGCACTGGTGCTTTGCCCGGGAGGCTTCGGCACTTTGGATGAAGCGCTGGAGGTACTGACACTGATCCAGACCGGCAAAAGCCCGCTGGTACCGGTGGTATTGCTGGATGCGCCCGGCGGTGGATTCTGGCAAGGCGCGCTGGACTTTATCCGCAGCCAGCTGGAAGCCAACCGCTACATCTTGCCCACCGACCTCAAACTGGTGCGGCTTGTGCACAGCGCTGAAGAAGCCGTGGATGAAATCAACAGGTTCTACGCCAACTTCCACTCCACGCGCTGGCTGAAGCGTGAGTTTGTGGTGCGCATGAATCACCCGCTCAGCGAGCATGCACTGGCGCATTTGCAGGGCGAGTTTGCGAGTTTGCGTGTGAGTGGGGAGTTTCAACAACTCGCGTACACGGGCGAAGAACATGATGAACCAAGGTTCAGCCATTTGACGCGATTGGTGTTCAATTTCAACGGCCGTGATCAAGGCCGGCTGCGTGAGTTGGTGGATTACATCAACCTGCCGGAAAACTGGGCTCAGGCTCAGGGCAAGGCTCAGCAGCGAGTCGCGCCGCAACCGGCCTGA
- the recA gene encoding recombinase RecA, which produces MDDNKKKALAAALGQIERQFGKGAVMRMGDHDRQAIPAISTGSLGLDIALGIGGLPKGRIVEIYGPESSGKTTLTLSVIAQAQKMGATCAFVDAEHALDPEYAGKLGVNVDDLLVSQPDTGEQALEITDMLVRSNAIDVIVVDSVAALVPKAEIEGEMGDMHVGLQARLMSQALRKITGNIKNANCLVIFINQIRMKIGVMFGSPETTTGGNALKFYASVRLDIRRTGAVKEGDEVVGSETRVKVVKNKVAPPFRQAEFQILYGKGIYLNGEMIDLGVLHGFVEKSGAWYAYNGSKIGQGKANSAKFLADNPDIAATLEKQIRDKLLTAAPDVKAAANREPVDEMEEVDTDI; this is translated from the coding sequence ATGGACGACAACAAGAAGAAAGCCTTGGCTGCGGCCCTGGGTCAGATCGAACGTCAATTCGGCAAGGGTGCCGTAATGCGTATGGGCGATCACGACCGTCAGGCGATCCCGGCTATTTCCACGGGCTCTCTGGGTCTGGACATCGCGCTCGGCATTGGCGGCCTGCCAAAAGGCCGTATCGTTGAAATCTATGGTCCTGAATCTTCCGGTAAAACGACCCTGACCCTGTCGGTGATTGCCCAGGCACAAAAAATGGGCGCCACTTGCGCGTTCGTCGATGCCGAGCACGCCCTGGACCCAGAGTACGCCGGCAAGCTGGGCGTCAACGTTGACGACCTGCTGGTTTCCCAGCCGGACACCGGTGAGCAAGCCCTGGAAATCACCGACATGCTGGTGCGCTCCAACGCCATCGACGTGATCGTGGTCGACTCCGTGGCAGCCCTGGTACCGAAGGCTGAAATCGAAGGCGAAATGGGTGACATGCACGTTGGCCTGCAAGCCCGTCTGATGTCCCAGGCGCTGCGTAAAATCACCGGTAACATCAAGAATGCCAACTGCCTGGTGATCTTCATCAACCAGATCCGCATGAAGATCGGCGTGATGTTCGGCAGCCCGGAAACCACCACGGGTGGTAACGCGTTGAAGTTCTACGCTTCGGTCCGTCTGGATATCCGCCGTACTGGCGCGGTGAAGGAAGGTGACGAGGTGGTGGGCAGCGAAACCCGCGTTAAAGTCGTGAAGAACAAGGTGGCCCCGCCATTCCGTCAGGCCGAATTCCAGATTCTCTACGGCAAGGGTATCTACCTGAACGGTGAGATGATCGACCTGGGCGTGCTGCACGGTTTTGTCGAGAAATCCGGTGCCTGGTATGCCTACAACGGCAGCAAGATCGGTCAGGGCAAGGCCAACTCGGCCAAGTTCCTGGCGGACAACCCGGACATCGCAGCCACGCTTGAGAAGCAGATTCGCGACAAGCTGCTGACTGCAGCGCCAGACGTGAAAGCGGCCGCCAACCGTGAGCCGGTTGACGAGATGGAAGAAGTCGACACTGACATCTGA
- a CDS encoding phage baseplate assembly protein V gives MSLLTRLLARGTVVLANSASKLQSLQMRLTAGEVNDDMEHFEPYGFTSNPLAGAEGIATFLGGDRSHAVVLVVADRRYRLQSLAQGEVALYTDEGDRIHFKRGRVIDIETGTLNIRASQGVNIDTPTLTQSGRIISSGDQVAGGVSQMQHVHPGVQPGNGQTGAPAGGQ, from the coding sequence ATGAGCCTACTGACTCGCCTGCTGGCGCGCGGCACTGTCGTGCTCGCCAACTCGGCTTCCAAGCTGCAATCGCTGCAAATGCGCCTGACCGCAGGCGAAGTGAATGACGACATGGAGCACTTCGAACCCTACGGTTTCACCAGCAATCCACTGGCCGGTGCCGAGGGCATCGCGACTTTTCTCGGCGGCGATCGCTCCCACGCCGTTGTGCTGGTGGTGGCGGACCGTCGCTATCGCCTGCAGTCACTCGCCCAGGGTGAAGTTGCTCTCTATACCGACGAGGGCGATCGCATTCACTTCAAACGCGGGCGGGTGATCGACATTGAAACCGGCACCCTGAATATCCGTGCCAGCCAGGGCGTCAACATCGACACGCCGACCCTCACACAGAGCGGCAGGATTATTTCCAGCGGTGATCAGGTAGCGGGCGGCGTCAGCCAGATGCAGCACGTGCACCCTGGCGTGCAACCTGGCAACGGCCAGACCGGCGCGCCGGCGGGAGGGCAGTGA
- a CDS encoding YmfQ family protein, with translation MAVMRGADEYRQQLISLLPGGPAWDLETVPQLSQVLDGIAAELARVDARAWALQNEIDPATVSELVPEWERVMQLPDPCLGSTPLYDDRRLAVRRRLLAAGNQSAAYYIEIARSQGYPDASVTEHRAPRMGRARFGAAHFGTWQAHFMWTLNTGGRQHLGRRFGASYWGERFGVNPGDALECLIHRSAPAHTQVHINYD, from the coding sequence ATGGCTGTGATGAGAGGCGCTGATGAATACCGCCAGCAACTGATCTCGCTGCTGCCCGGCGGCCCGGCCTGGGACCTGGAGACAGTTCCGCAGCTAAGCCAGGTACTTGATGGTATCGCCGCTGAGCTGGCCCGTGTCGATGCCCGCGCCTGGGCGCTGCAAAACGAAATAGACCCGGCCACCGTCAGTGAACTGGTACCGGAATGGGAGCGGGTGATGCAATTGCCCGATCCCTGCCTGGGGTCCACGCCGCTGTATGACGACCGTCGGCTGGCGGTGCGTCGCAGGCTCCTGGCCGCAGGCAACCAGAGTGCCGCCTATTACATCGAAATCGCGCGCAGCCAGGGTTATCCCGACGCCAGTGTCACCGAGCATCGCGCGCCGCGTATGGGCCGCGCACGTTTCGGTGCTGCGCATTTCGGCACATGGCAGGCGCATTTCATGTGGACGCTCAACACTGGCGGGCGCCAACACCTGGGGCGCCGGTTCGGCGCGAGCTACTGGGGCGAGCGCTTCGGGGTCAACCCGGGTGATGCGCTGGAATGCCTGATCCATCGCAGCGCACCGGCACACACGCAGGTGCACATCAATTATGACTAG
- a CDS encoding glycoside hydrolase family 19 protein — protein MAITQNELAQILPNARTQAGVFVTALNAAMLHRNITSGARVAAFIAQIGHESGELRYVRELGSDQYLSKYDTGALAARLGNSPEADGDGQKYRGRGLIQITGRRNYLACSQALFGDDRLLQQPELLEQPQWACESAAWFWQSNGLNELADKDQFSTITRRINGGLNGLDHRLQLWARAKAVLCVT, from the coding sequence GTGGCGATAACCCAAAACGAACTTGCGCAAATATTGCCCAACGCCCGCACTCAAGCGGGCGTTTTTGTCACTGCACTCAACGCCGCCATGCTTCATCGCAACATTACCTCTGGGGCACGCGTTGCTGCCTTTATTGCCCAGATTGGCCATGAGTCAGGTGAACTGCGCTACGTACGCGAACTGGGCAGTGACCAATACCTGAGCAAATACGACACCGGAGCCCTGGCCGCACGCCTGGGCAACTCCCCCGAAGCCGACGGCGACGGCCAGAAGTACCGGGGCCGAGGGCTGATTCAGATTACGGGCCGGCGCAACTACTTGGCGTGCAGCCAGGCGCTGTTTGGTGATGACCGTCTGTTGCAACAACCGGAACTGCTTGAGCAACCGCAATGGGCCTGTGAGTCGGCGGCCTGGTTCTGGCAAAGCAACGGTCTGAATGAGCTGGCCGACAAGGACCAATTCAGCACCATCACCCGGCGTATCAATGGCGGGCTCAATGGCCTGGACCACCGTTTGCAACTTTGGGCCCGGGCCAAGGCGGTGTTATGCGTTACGTAG
- a CDS encoding PA3611 family quorum-sensing-regulated virulence factor: MLRSMLRLVVPSVALALVVPMSAQAASLLEAQMNRKLQSVAAESNKDLPREIDEKTLEVAYTVEGMQLIDHLSVQPDRAEQMRANPKAVYFQLGQSVCLNKGYRELMAKGAVMRYDITENKINRPVASVKFVEADCPAPAAAKKKK; this comes from the coding sequence ATGCTGCGTTCCATGCTGCGCCTTGTCGTTCCGTCCGTCGCCCTCGCGCTGGTAGTGCCCATGAGCGCCCAGGCGGCCTCGCTGCTGGAGGCCCAAATGAACCGCAAACTGCAAAGCGTCGCGGCTGAAAGCAACAAGGACCTGCCCCGGGAAATCGATGAGAAAACCCTGGAAGTTGCCTACACCGTTGAAGGCATGCAGCTGATCGACCACCTGAGCGTGCAGCCGGATCGTGCTGAACAGATGCGCGCCAACCCCAAGGCCGTGTATTTCCAGCTGGGCCAGAGTGTGTGCCTGAACAAGGGTTATCGCGAGCTGATGGCCAAAGGTGCGGTGATGCGCTACGACATCACCGAGAACAAGATCAACCGCCCTGTGGCGTCCGTCAAGTTCGTGGAAGCCGATTGCCCGGCTCCCGCTGCCGCCAAGAAGAAAAAGTAA